The Nocardia arthritidis genome has a window encoding:
- a CDS encoding PadR family transcriptional regulator, protein MAIPTTRMLVLAVVRILQPVHGYDVRRELLAWQAETWANVKPGSVYGALNTLQREGLIEVEGVGQDGARPERTTYRITTEGERQFGDMVREAVWSTERPKNPYLASVALMPHLPREEVVAALRARILKFEAELSQWRREEQRILEGSGNPAEGDPYHVADAVRLSADHIEADLNWSRKTLARIESGELDVWSGSHWNIGTVDAAGVPASGTARARQRAGGTARTREREV, encoded by the coding sequence ATGGCTATTCCTACTACCCGGATGCTGGTTCTCGCAGTGGTGCGGATTCTGCAGCCGGTGCACGGGTACGACGTGCGGCGCGAGTTGCTGGCCTGGCAGGCGGAGACCTGGGCGAACGTGAAACCCGGTTCGGTGTACGGCGCGCTGAACACGCTGCAGCGGGAGGGGCTGATCGAGGTCGAGGGCGTCGGCCAGGACGGTGCGCGACCCGAGCGGACGACGTACCGGATCACCACCGAAGGGGAACGGCAGTTCGGTGACATGGTGCGCGAGGCGGTGTGGTCGACCGAGCGGCCGAAGAATCCATATCTCGCCTCGGTCGCGCTGATGCCGCATCTGCCCCGCGAAGAGGTGGTGGCCGCGTTGCGCGCGCGGATCCTGAAGTTCGAGGCCGAGCTGAGTCAGTGGCGGCGCGAGGAGCAGCGAATCCTGGAGGGTTCCGGTAATCCGGCCGAGGGCGATCCCTACCACGTCGCCGACGCGGTCCGGCTCAGCGCCGATCATATCGAGGCGGATCTGAACTGGTCGCGAAAGACGTTGGCGCGCATCGAATCCGGTGAGCTCGATGTTTGGAGCGGGTCGCACTGGAATATCGGGACGGTGGACGCGGCGGGTGTACCCGCGTCCGGGACGGCGCGAGCCCGGCAGCGCGCGGGCGGAACGGCGCGGACGCGAGAGCGGGAGGTATAA
- a CDS encoding electron transfer flavoprotein subunit beta/FixA family protein encodes MPNIVVLIKQVPDTWSERKLTDGDFTLDREAADAVLDEINERAVEEALLIKEAQGGEVTVLAAGPDRATEAIRKALSMGADKAIHINDPAIHGSDAVQTAWVLAGALGQVEGVELVIAGNEATDGRAGAVPAIIAEYLGIPQLTHLRKLTVDGNKITGERETDEGVFKLEATLPAIVSVTEKINEPRFPSFKGIMAAKKKEVQTFTLADLGIDPSTVGVANAGSTVTAATPKPPRSAGEKVADEGDGGNKIAQYLIAQKII; translated from the coding sequence ATGCCGAACATCGTCGTACTCATCAAGCAGGTTCCCGACACCTGGTCCGAGCGCAAGCTGACCGACGGCGACTTCACCCTCGACCGCGAAGCCGCCGACGCCGTGCTCGACGAGATCAACGAGCGCGCCGTCGAAGAGGCGCTGCTGATCAAGGAGGCGCAGGGCGGTGAGGTCACCGTGCTGGCCGCCGGTCCGGACCGCGCCACCGAGGCCATCCGCAAGGCGCTGTCCATGGGCGCCGACAAGGCCATCCACATCAACGATCCGGCCATCCACGGCTCCGACGCCGTGCAGACCGCGTGGGTGCTGGCGGGCGCGCTGGGTCAGGTCGAGGGCGTCGAGCTGGTCATCGCCGGTAACGAGGCCACCGACGGCCGCGCGGGCGCCGTTCCCGCGATCATCGCCGAATACCTGGGCATCCCGCAGCTGACCCACCTGCGCAAGCTGACCGTGGACGGCAACAAGATCACCGGCGAGCGCGAGACCGACGAGGGCGTGTTCAAGCTGGAGGCCACGCTGCCCGCCATCGTCTCGGTGACCGAGAAGATCAACGAGCCGCGCTTCCCGTCCTTCAAGGGCATCATGGCCGCGAAGAAGAAGGAAGTGCAGACCTTCACGCTGGCCGACCTGGGCATCGACCCGTCGACCGTCGGCGTCGCGAACGCGGGCAGCACCGTCACGGCCGCCACCCCGAAGCCGCCGCGCAGCGCCGGTGAGAAGGTCGCGGACGAGGGCGACGGCGGCAACAAGATCGCCCAGTACCTGATCGCCCAGAAGATCATCTGA
- a CDS encoding ABC transporter ATP-binding protein, giving the protein METIDIVRDRTAASVIEVRGLARTFMTKTGPVEAVEDVDFAVRDGEILGLLGPNGAGKTTTLRMISTLIRPTAGAATIAGADLRTEPRTVRSRIGYVAQGGMTGEDARVIDELILQARLFGLSKAQAERNAAELIDALDLAGLGGRKCGELSGGQRRRVDIALGLVHGPRLIYLDEPTTGLDPQSRANLWEHIRRLRARGTTIVLTTHYLDEADALCDRLLVMDHGIVVAEGTPDELKRRISGDVVSLEIDDAHAEFAVAVAREVLEVRSLVCAESAESHHAGTTLVHLTVDRGDAAVVPLLRALDERGLVPGALTVKRPSLDDVFLTITGRSLREEVRAA; this is encoded by the coding sequence GTGGAAACGATTGATATCGTTCGTGACCGCACCGCCGCCTCGGTGATCGAAGTGCGCGGGCTGGCACGAACTTTCATGACGAAGACCGGTCCTGTCGAAGCGGTCGAGGACGTCGACTTCGCGGTGCGGGACGGCGAGATCCTCGGCCTGCTCGGACCCAACGGCGCGGGTAAGACCACGACGTTGCGAATGATCAGCACCCTGATCCGGCCGACCGCGGGCGCGGCCACCATCGCGGGCGCCGATCTGCGCACCGAGCCGAGGACCGTGCGGTCCAGGATCGGCTATGTCGCACAGGGCGGTATGACCGGCGAAGATGCCCGCGTCATCGACGAATTAATCTTGCAGGCAAGACTTTTCGGGCTGAGCAAGGCGCAGGCCGAGCGCAACGCCGCGGAACTGATCGACGCACTCGATCTGGCGGGCCTCGGCGGCCGTAAATGTGGTGAGCTGTCCGGCGGGCAGCGCCGCCGGGTCGATATCGCGCTCGGTCTCGTGCACGGTCCGCGGCTCATCTACCTGGATGAACCGACCACCGGCCTGGATCCGCAGAGCCGGGCCAATCTCTGGGAACACATCCGCCGATTGCGCGCGCGTGGCACCACCATCGTGCTCACCACGCACTACCTCGACGAGGCCGACGCCCTGTGTGATCGCCTGCTGGTGATGGACCACGGCATCGTCGTCGCGGAGGGCACGCCCGACGAGCTCAAGAGGCGCATCTCCGGTGATGTGGTGAGCCTCGAAATCGATGACGCCCATGCGGAATTCGCGGTGGCAGTGGCGCGTGAGGTTCTCGAGGTGCGCTCGCTGGTATGTGCCGAGAGCGCCGAATCGCACCATGCCGGAACGACTTTGGTGCATCTGACGGTCGATCGCGGTGATGCCGCGGTGGTGCCGCTGCTGCGCGCGCTCGACGAGCGCGGGCTGGTGCCGGGCGCGCTCACCGTCAAACGCCCGAGCCTCGACGATGTCTTCCTGACCATCACCGGGCGCTCGCTGCGCGAGGAGGTGCGGGCGGCATGA
- a CDS encoding electron transfer flavoprotein subunit alpha/FixB family protein encodes MAEVLVLIEHADGAVKKVTTELLTAARALGEPAAVVLGAAGTGDKLADALAAAGAAKIYVAESDDVDNYLVTPKVDVLAGLVESASPAAVLVAATAEGKEVSGRLAARIGSGLLVDVIDVKSDGSVVHSIFGGAFTVDAKATGDVPVISVRPGAIEAAPQAGAGEKVAVEVPAQEDGVVKVVSREPVVAGDRPELTEASIVVSGGRGVGSADNFSVVEALADSLGAAVGASRAAVDSGYYPGQFQVGQTGKTVSPQLYVALGISGAIQHRAGMQTSKTIVAVNKDEEAPIFEIADYGIVGDLFNVAPQLTEAVKAHKG; translated from the coding sequence ATGGCTGAAGTACTTGTGCTCATCGAGCATGCCGACGGTGCCGTCAAGAAGGTCACCACCGAACTGCTCACCGCCGCGCGCGCCCTGGGCGAGCCCGCCGCCGTCGTGCTCGGCGCCGCGGGCACCGGCGACAAACTGGCCGACGCGCTGGCCGCCGCCGGCGCCGCGAAGATCTACGTCGCCGAATCCGACGATGTGGACAACTACCTGGTGACCCCGAAGGTCGACGTGCTCGCCGGACTGGTCGAATCCGCGTCCCCAGCCGCCGTGCTGGTCGCCGCCACCGCCGAGGGCAAGGAGGTGTCGGGCCGCCTCGCCGCGCGCATCGGCTCCGGCCTGCTCGTCGACGTCATCGACGTGAAGTCCGACGGTTCGGTCGTGCACTCCATCTTCGGTGGCGCGTTCACCGTCGACGCCAAGGCCACCGGCGATGTGCCGGTGATCTCGGTGCGTCCCGGCGCGATCGAGGCCGCGCCGCAGGCGGGCGCCGGTGAGAAGGTCGCCGTCGAGGTGCCCGCGCAGGAAGACGGCGTCGTCAAGGTCGTCTCCCGTGAGCCGGTCGTCGCCGGTGACCGCCCGGAGCTCACCGAGGCGAGCATCGTCGTCTCCGGTGGCCGCGGCGTCGGTTCCGCCGACAACTTCTCGGTGGTCGAGGCGCTGGCCGATTCGCTCGGCGCGGCCGTCGGCGCATCGCGCGCCGCGGTGGATTCGGGTTACTACCCGGGCCAGTTCCAGGTCGGCCAGACCGGTAAGACGGTCTCCCCGCAGCTGTACGTCGCCCTCGGCATCTCCGGCGCCATCCAGCACCGCGCCGGTATGCAGACCTCGAAGACCATCGTCGCGGTCAACAAGGACGAGGAAGCCCCGATCTTCGAGATCGCGGACTACGGCATCGTCGGCGACCTGTTCAACGTCGCCCCGCAGTTGACCGAGGCGGTCAAGGCGCACAAGGGCTAG